One region of Chryseobacterium sp. C-71 genomic DNA includes:
- the purF gene encoding amidophosphoribosyltransferase, with product MKSLDIHKSEYLKQFETQTYGRNLFRTQEEERLDAPNEECGIFGMYSDNDLDTFSLSQFGLFALQHRGQEACGISVLKDGKITNMKDEGLVLDVYKEIQDPETFMGNSAIGHTRYTTAGDKKKYNFQPFFAKNEYDQIILSIAHNGNLTNARELKTELEAEGVVFRATSDSEVILRLIQKNLDLGLRGAIKATMEKIEGAYSVVGMTRNKFFAFRDFNGIRPLVLGAVDEKTYVVASESVALDAVGAQYVRDILPGEIIYTNENEPGKLNSYMVNEERGKQRICSFEYIYFARPDSTLQNINVYEIREKSGEKIWEQAPVEADIVIGVPDSGVPAAIGFSKASGIPFRPVLIKNRYIGRSFIVPTQEMRERVVNLKLNPIISEIKGKRVVIIDDSIVRGTTSKRLVKILKEAGVKEIHFRSVSPPIIAPCYLGIDTPSKDDLISANMSTEQLRDYLGVDSLEFLSTENLKIILGSSNHCFGCFTEEYPVAKGEEIELFN from the coding sequence GGAAGAAATCTTTTCAGAACGCAGGAAGAAGAAAGACTGGATGCTCCCAATGAGGAGTGCGGCATCTTCGGAATGTATTCTGATAATGATCTCGATACGTTTTCTCTTTCACAGTTCGGGCTTTTTGCACTTCAGCACAGAGGTCAGGAAGCGTGTGGAATTTCCGTTTTGAAAGACGGGAAAATCACCAATATGAAAGATGAAGGTTTGGTTTTGGATGTTTATAAAGAGATCCAGGATCCTGAAACTTTTATGGGAAATTCTGCAATCGGTCACACCCGTTACACGACTGCAGGAGACAAAAAGAAGTATAATTTTCAGCCATTTTTCGCCAAAAACGAATATGATCAGATTATACTTTCTATCGCTCACAACGGTAACTTAACCAATGCGAGAGAATTAAAAACAGAATTGGAAGCTGAAGGCGTTGTTTTCAGAGCCACTTCAGATTCTGAGGTTATTTTAAGATTAATTCAAAAAAATCTTGATCTAGGTCTTCGTGGAGCGATTAAAGCGACAATGGAGAAAATAGAAGGCGCATATTCTGTTGTAGGAATGACGAGAAATAAATTCTTTGCATTCAGAGATTTCAACGGAATCAGACCTTTGGTTTTAGGTGCAGTGGACGAAAAAACGTATGTAGTTGCTTCAGAATCTGTAGCTTTAGACGCTGTTGGCGCTCAATATGTGAGAGATATTCTTCCGGGAGAAATCATCTACACCAACGAAAACGAGCCCGGAAAACTGAATTCTTACATGGTGAATGAAGAAAGAGGAAAGCAAAGAATCTGTTCTTTTGAATATATTTATTTTGCAAGACCCGATTCTACCTTACAGAATATCAATGTGTACGAGATCAGAGAAAAGTCTGGTGAGAAAATCTGGGAGCAAGCTCCTGTAGAAGCAGATATCGTGATTGGAGTTCCAGACTCTGGAGTTCCGGCTGCGATTGGTTTTTCTAAGGCTTCTGGAATTCCTTTCCGTCCGGTTTTGATTAAAAACAGATACATCGGAAGAAGTTTCATCGTACCGACTCAGGAAATGAGAGAAAGAGTAGTTAACTTAAAACTAAACCCGATTATTTCTGAGATTAAAGGAAAAAGAGTCGTAATCATCGATGATTCAATCGTTCGTGGAACGACTTCTAAAAGATTGGTAAAAATTTTAAAAGAAGCTGGTGTAAAGGAAATTCACTTCAGAAGTGTTTCTCCGCCAATTATTGCACCTTGTTATTTAGGAATTGATACGCCATCGAAAGATGATTTGATTTCTGCAAATATGTCGACTGAACAGTTGAGAGATTATTTAGGAGTAGATTCTTTAGAATTTTTGAGTACAGAGAACTTAAAAATAATTTTAGGTTCTTCAAACCATTGTTTTGGATGTTTCACTGAAGAATATCCTGTTGCAAAAGGAGAAGAAATAGAATTGTTTAATTAA